A part of Saimiri boliviensis isolate mSaiBol1 chromosome 11, mSaiBol1.pri, whole genome shotgun sequence genomic DNA contains:
- the UROD gene encoding uroporphyrinogen decarboxylase isoform X2, whose translation MEANGLGLKGFPELKNDTFLRAAWGEETDYTPVWCMRQAGRYLPEFRETRAAQDFFSTCRSPEACCELTLQALGMEVTMVPGKGPSFPEPLREERDLERLRDPAVVASELGYVFQAITLTRQRLAGRVPLIGFAGAPWTLMAYMVEGGGSSTMAQAKRWLYQRPQASHQLLRILTDALIPYLVGQVVAGAQALQLFESHAGHLGPHLFNKFALPYIRDVAKRVKARLQESGLAPVPMIIFAKDGHFALEELAQAGYEVVGLDWTVAPKKARERVGKTVTLQGNLDPCALYASEEEIGQLVKQMLDDFGPQRYIANLGHGLYPDMDPEHVGAFVDAVHRHSRLLRQN comes from the exons ATGGAAGCGAACGGGTTGGG ACTTAAGGGTTTTCCGGAGCTGAAGAATGACACATTCCTGCGAGCAGCCTGGGGAGAGGAAACAGACTACACTCCCGTTTGGTGCATGCGCCAGGCAGGCCGTTACTTACCAG AGTTTAGGGAAACCCGGGCAGCCCAGGACTTTTTCAGCACTTGTCGTTCTCCTGAGGCCTGCTGTGAACTGACTCTGCAG GCACTGGGCATGGAGGTGACCATGGTACCTGGCAAAGGACCCAGCTTCCCAGAGCCATTAAGAGAAGAGCGGGACCTAGAGCGCCTACGGGATCCAGCAGTGGTAGCCTCTGAGCTAGGCTATGTGTTCCAAGCCATCACCCTTACCCGACAACGACTGGCTGGACGTGTGCCGCTGATTGGCTTTGCTGGTGCCCCA TGGACCCTGATGGCATACATGGTTGAGGGTGGTGGCTCAAGCACCATGGCTCAGGCCAAGCGCTGGCTCTATCAGAGACCTCAGGCCAGTCACCAGCTGCTTCGCATCCTCACTGATGCTCTGATCCCATATCTGGTAGGACAAGTGGTGGCTGGTGCCCAG GCATTGCAGCTGTTTGAGTCCCATGCAGGGCATCTTGGCCCACATCTCTTCAACAAGTTTGCACTGCCCTACATCCGTGATGTGGCCAAACGAGTAAAGGCCAGGCTGCAGGAATCAGGCCTGGCACCAGTGCCCATG ATCATCTTTGCTAAGGATGGGCATTTTGCCCTGGAGGAGCTGGCCCAAGCTGGCTATGAGGTGGTTGGGCTTGACTGGACAGTGGCCCCAAAGAAAGCCCG GGAGCGTGTGGGGAAGACAGTGACATTGCAGGGCAACCTGGACCCCTGTGCCCTGTATGCATCTGAG GAGGAGATTGGACAACTGGTGAAGCAGATGCTGGATGACTTTGGACCACAACGCTACATTGCCAACCTGGGCCATGGGCTTTATCCTGACATGGACCCAGAACACGTGGGGGCCTTTGTGGATGCTGTGCATAGACACTCACGTCTGCTTCGACAGAACTGA
- the UROD gene encoding uroporphyrinogen decarboxylase isoform X1 yields the protein MEANGLGLKGFPELKNDTFLRAAWGEETDYTPVWCMRQAGRYLPEFRETRAAQDFFSTCRSPEACCELTLQPLRRFPLDAAIIFSDILVVPQALGMEVTMVPGKGPSFPEPLREERDLERLRDPAVVASELGYVFQAITLTRQRLAGRVPLIGFAGAPWTLMAYMVEGGGSSTMAQAKRWLYQRPQASHQLLRILTDALIPYLVGQVVAGAQALQLFESHAGHLGPHLFNKFALPYIRDVAKRVKARLQESGLAPVPMIIFAKDGHFALEELAQAGYEVVGLDWTVAPKKARERVGKTVTLQGNLDPCALYASEEEIGQLVKQMLDDFGPQRYIANLGHGLYPDMDPEHVGAFVDAVHRHSRLLRQN from the exons ATGGAAGCGAACGGGTTGGG ACTTAAGGGTTTTCCGGAGCTGAAGAATGACACATTCCTGCGAGCAGCCTGGGGAGAGGAAACAGACTACACTCCCGTTTGGTGCATGCGCCAGGCAGGCCGTTACTTACCAG AGTTTAGGGAAACCCGGGCAGCCCAGGACTTTTTCAGCACTTGTCGTTCTCCTGAGGCCTGCTGTGAACTGACTCTGCAG CCACTGCGTCGCTTCCCTCTGGATGCTGCCATCATTTTCTCCGACATCCTTGTTGTACCCCAG GCACTGGGCATGGAGGTGACCATGGTACCTGGCAAAGGACCCAGCTTCCCAGAGCCATTAAGAGAAGAGCGGGACCTAGAGCGCCTACGGGATCCAGCAGTGGTAGCCTCTGAGCTAGGCTATGTGTTCCAAGCCATCACCCTTACCCGACAACGACTGGCTGGACGTGTGCCGCTGATTGGCTTTGCTGGTGCCCCA TGGACCCTGATGGCATACATGGTTGAGGGTGGTGGCTCAAGCACCATGGCTCAGGCCAAGCGCTGGCTCTATCAGAGACCTCAGGCCAGTCACCAGCTGCTTCGCATCCTCACTGATGCTCTGATCCCATATCTGGTAGGACAAGTGGTGGCTGGTGCCCAG GCATTGCAGCTGTTTGAGTCCCATGCAGGGCATCTTGGCCCACATCTCTTCAACAAGTTTGCACTGCCCTACATCCGTGATGTGGCCAAACGAGTAAAGGCCAGGCTGCAGGAATCAGGCCTGGCACCAGTGCCCATG ATCATCTTTGCTAAGGATGGGCATTTTGCCCTGGAGGAGCTGGCCCAAGCTGGCTATGAGGTGGTTGGGCTTGACTGGACAGTGGCCCCAAAGAAAGCCCG GGAGCGTGTGGGGAAGACAGTGACATTGCAGGGCAACCTGGACCCCTGTGCCCTGTATGCATCTGAG GAGGAGATTGGACAACTGGTGAAGCAGATGCTGGATGACTTTGGACCACAACGCTACATTGCCAACCTGGGCCATGGGCTTTATCCTGACATGGACCCAGAACACGTGGGGGCCTTTGTGGATGCTGTGCATAGACACTCACGTCTGCTTCGACAGAACTGA